A part of Camelus ferus isolate YT-003-E chromosome 6, BCGSAC_Cfer_1.0, whole genome shotgun sequence genomic DNA contains:
- the FBXO34 gene encoding LOW QUALITY PROTEIN: F-box only protein 34 (The sequence of the model RefSeq protein was modified relative to this genomic sequence to represent the inferred CDS: deleted 2 bases in 2 codons) yields MHLKPYWKLQKQVRPLEISTETLRTPMSHQEAIHDEKLKASCMKPSVFASASLGKASSREPFGVLSPNVLCSMSGKSPVESSVSVKTKKNAPSATIHQGEEGEGPLDIWAVVKPGNTKEKIAFFAAHQCSNRIGSMKIKSSWDIDGRATKRRKKSGDLKKAKIQLERMKEVNSRCYQPEPFACGIEHCSVHYVSDSGDSVYAGRPLSVIQMVAFLEQRASALLASCAKNCTNSAAVVRFSGQSRGVPPASEPFSALGACEEPTERRNPEVGEPQSEPVRVLDMVARLESECLKQQSQREPGSLSRNNSFRRSVGRMLLVSGTQADESRANKGALEVPDTQANPVGSVSVDCGPLRADRCSPQGDQAWDGAPRGCAPLPADVSFHTDSAGLQPDQQTAGKSSNRYDVEMTEEPVGSLFPPRTSPQAIELPTDAVDCMSQELVPLTNQNPGQRRKESLCISITVSKVEKEQASSLKSCEDPLPGMLFFLTPGQHQSGCSQLSESTTEEPSGASQLEDAAEGDSASGEKRLSADSFVPPASPVESTLPVLEASSWKKQVSHDFLETRFKIQQLLEPQQYMAFLPHHIMVKIFRLLPTKSLVALKCTCCYFKFIIEYYNIRPADSRWVRDPRYREDPCKQCKKKYVKGDVSLCRWHPKPYCQALPYGPGYWMCCHRSQKGFPGCKLGLHDNHWVPACHSFNRAIHKKSKGTEAEEEY; encoded by the exons ATGCACCTAAAGCCATATTGGAAACTGCAGAAGCAAGTGCGACCTCTGGAAATCAGCACGGAAACTCTGAGAACTCCTATGAGCCACCAGGAGGCTATACATGATGAAAAACTCAAAGCTAGCTGCATGAAACCAAGTGTCTTTGCTTCAGCCTCTCTTGGTAAAGCATCATCTCGAGAGCCTTTTGGGGTCCTATCTCCAAATGTTCTGTGCAGTATGAGTGGGAAGAGTCCCGTAGAGAGCAGCGTGAGTGTTAAAACCAAGAAGAATGCACCATCTGCAACAATCCACCAGGGCGAAGAAGGGGAAGGGCCACTTGATATCTGGGCTGTTGTGAAACCAGGAAATACCAAGGAGAAGATCGCATTCTTTGCAGCCCACCAGTGTAGCAATAGAATAGgatctatgaaaataaaaagctcCTGGGATATTGATGGGAGAGCtactaaaagaaggaaaaaatcaggGGATCTTAAAAAAGCCAAGATACAGTTGGAAAGGATGAAGGAAGTCAACAGCAGGTGCTACCAGCCTGAGCCTTTTGCGTGTGGCATTGAGCACTGTTCTGTGCATTATGTAAGTGACAGCGGGGACAGTGTCTATGCCGGGAGGCCTCTA TCAGTCATCCAGATGGTTGCCTTCCTCGAGCAAAGAGCCAGTGCTCTGCTAGCCAGTTGTGCGAAAAACTGCACTAACTCAGCTGCCGTGGTGAGGTTTTCTGGCCAATCCAGGGGTGTGCCCCCAGCCTCTGAGCCCTTTTCTGCTCTAGGGGCATGTGAAGAACCCACGGAAAGGAGGAATCCTGAGGTTGGTGAACCACAGAGCGAGCCGGTCCGCGTCCTCGACATGGTGGCCAGGCTGGAGTCCGAGTGCTTGAAGCAACAGAGCCAGCGGGAGCCCGGGAGCCTCTCGAGGAATAACAGCTTCCGTCGCAGCGTAGGCCGCATGCTGCTTGTGAGTGGCACTCAGGCTGATGAAAGCAGAGCAAACAAAGGCGCCTTGGAGGTGCCTGACACTCAGGCGAATCCTGTGGGGTCTGTGTCTGTGGACTGTGGCCCCTTGAGAGCTGACCGTTGCTCTCCTCAGGGGGACCAGGCCTGGGACGGCGCTCCTCGGGGCTGTGCCCCACTGCCTGCAGATGTGAGTTTCCACACGGACAGTGCAGGATTGCAGCCAGATCAGCAGACTGCCGGGAAAAGCAGCAATAGATACGACGTGGAAATGACAGAGGAACCTGTCGGGTCACTGTTTCCTCCTCGCACCTCTCCCCAAGCCATTGAATTGCCCACAGATGCTGTTGATTGTATGAGTCAAGAGCTTGTGCCACTTACTAACCAAAATCCT ggtcagagaagaaaagaatctttgtgtatTAGCATCACTGTGTCCAAGGTAGAGAAAGAGCAGGCTTCTAGTTTAAAATCCTGCGAAGACCCACTTCCAGGGATGTTGTTTTTTTTGACTCCTGGTCAGCACCAGTCGGGCTGTTCCCAGTTGAGCGAAAGCACAACAGAAGAGCCTTCTGGGGCCAGTCAGCTTGAAGATGCTGCTGAGGGTGACAGTGCGTCTGGGGAAAAAAGGCTTTCAGCGGATTCATTTGTCCCCCCGGCCTCTCCTGTGGAAAGTACGTTACCAGTGCTCGAGGCGTCCAGTTGGAAGAAGCAGGTGTCACATGACTTTCTGGAGACCAGATTTAAAATCCAGCAGCTTTTGGAGCCTCAGCAGTACATGGCGTTTCTGCCCCACCACATTATGGTGAAAATCTTCAGGTTACTTCCCACTAAGAGTTTAGTGGCTCTTAAATGTACCTGCTGCTATTTCAAGTTTATCATTGAATATTACAATATCAGGCCAGCAGATTCTCGCTGGGTTCGGGATCCACGCTATAGAGAGGACCCGTGCAAGCAGTGCAAGAAGAAGTATGTGAAAGGGGATGTGTCCCTGTGCCGGTGGCACCCTAAGCCCTATTGCCAGGCGTTGCCCTACGGGCCAGGATACTGGATGTGCTGCCACCGGTCTCAGA